Proteins encoded within one genomic window of Bacillus sp. F19:
- a CDS encoding YhbD family protein, with translation MEQETISKKELLKLTGISYGQLYRWKRKNIIPEDWFIKKSSFTGQETFFPKKKILKRIEAIKDMKDEYSLDDLSAFFSPRPADVALSAAALLKHKVIKSETMTAFKSRFVNERFDFNSILFLTVAEEVVNSKKLEIRQCEELLDFMMKRYKEVENKSSELIAFRKKDVIFWVFISPPVQIISESETFIRISLGELVNQLKLRLSVIH, from the coding sequence GTGGAACAAGAGACCATTTCAAAAAAGGAATTGCTTAAACTAACGGGAATATCATATGGACAGCTGTACAGGTGGAAAAGAAAAAATATCATTCCTGAAGATTGGTTTATAAAAAAATCAAGCTTTACAGGACAGGAAACCTTTTTTCCAAAAAAGAAAATCTTAAAGCGGATTGAAGCCATCAAGGATATGAAAGATGAGTATTCATTAGATGATCTATCGGCATTCTTTTCTCCTCGTCCGGCGGATGTGGCACTATCAGCAGCTGCGCTTTTGAAGCATAAGGTTATAAAATCTGAAACCATGACTGCATTCAAATCAAGGTTCGTGAATGAACGTTTTGATTTTAACTCTATCCTCTTTTTAACAGTTGCCGAGGAAGTGGTGAACAGTAAAAAACTTGAGATCAGACAATGTGAAGAACTGCTTGATTTTATGATGAAAAGGTATAAAGAAGTTGAAAATAAATCAAGTGAACTTATCGCGTTTCGAAAAAAAGACGTCATATTTTGGGTTTTCATCAGCCCGCCGGTCCAAATCATAAGCGAGTCTGAAACATTTATCAGGATCAGCCTGGGAGAATTAGTGAATCAATTAAAGCTTCGGCTATCTGTTATTCATTAA
- a CDS encoding ATP-binding cassette domain-containing protein, with the protein MSLLTIEKLSHSFGDRTLFKDVSFRLLPGEHVGLVGANGVGKSTMMNIITKELIHDSGKMEWTPGVHYGYLDQHTVLSKGKTIRDVLRDAFLPLYKKEEELNEVIGLMGSASPEELEELLEKMGEIQDHLDAGGFYSLDIKVEEAARGLGLDAIGLDRDVSALSGGQRTKVLLAKLLLEQPEVLLLDEPTNYLDVEHIQWLSHYLKEYPSAFLLISHDTEFMNGVVDVIFHLEFSKLTRYTATYEKFLELAEINKNQHLHAYEKQKEFIKKQEDFIAKNKARYSTTGRAKSRQKQLDRIDRIDRPETAMKPTFEFKESRGSSRFVFEGKDVEIGYTHPLLPKLSMTIERGEKIAIVGCNGVGKSTLLKTILGKIKPLGGTIQLGDFLFPSYFEQEVKAENITPIDDVWNAFPGLDQHQVRAMLARVGLKNEHISRPLNQLSGGEQAKVRLCKLLQYESNWLLFDEPTNHLDVTAKEELKRALKAYKGTVILVCHEPDFYEDWITKVWNVEEWAEQA; encoded by the coding sequence ATGAGTTTACTTACAATTGAGAAGTTAAGCCACAGCTTTGGTGACCGGACATTATTTAAAGACGTTTCCTTCAGACTTTTGCCTGGAGAGCATGTTGGTCTTGTCGGCGCAAACGGTGTTGGGAAATCGACCATGATGAACATTATTACGAAAGAGCTGATCCATGATTCAGGCAAAATGGAATGGACACCCGGCGTTCATTACGGGTACCTTGACCAGCATACTGTGTTATCAAAAGGAAAAACAATTAGAGACGTTTTAAGAGACGCTTTCCTGCCTTTATATAAAAAAGAAGAAGAACTGAACGAAGTCATTGGACTTATGGGCAGTGCGAGTCCAGAAGAACTGGAAGAGCTGCTTGAGAAAATGGGGGAAATTCAGGATCACCTTGATGCCGGCGGATTCTATTCCCTGGATATTAAGGTAGAGGAAGCAGCACGCGGCCTTGGCCTTGATGCAATTGGACTCGACCGTGACGTATCTGCACTGAGCGGAGGACAGCGGACTAAGGTTCTTTTGGCAAAGCTTCTGCTTGAACAGCCTGAGGTTCTTCTTCTGGATGAGCCTACCAACTATTTAGATGTTGAACATATCCAGTGGCTGAGCCATTATCTGAAAGAATACCCGAGCGCATTTTTGCTGATCTCCCATGATACTGAATTTATGAATGGGGTCGTTGATGTTATTTTCCACTTGGAATTTTCCAAACTGACACGCTATACGGCTACTTATGAAAAATTCCTGGAGCTTGCGGAAATCAATAAAAACCAGCATCTTCATGCTTATGAAAAGCAGAAGGAATTCATTAAAAAGCAGGAAGATTTCATAGCTAAAAATAAAGCGCGCTACTCAACTACCGGACGTGCAAAAAGCCGTCAAAAACAGCTGGACCGCATCGACCGGATTGACCGTCCTGAAACAGCGATGAAGCCGACCTTTGAATTTAAAGAATCACGAGGAAGCAGCCGATTTGTGTTTGAAGGTAAAGACGTTGAAATTGGATATACACACCCGCTTCTTCCAAAGCTCTCAATGACCATTGAACGCGGAGAAAAAATTGCGATTGTCGGGTGCAATGGAGTAGGTAAATCTACTCTGCTCAAAACAATCTTAGGAAAAATAAAGCCATTAGGCGGTACGATCCAGCTTGGCGATTTCCTTTTCCCTTCATACTTTGAGCAGGAAGTAAAAGCAGAAAATATCACGCCAATTGATGACGTCTGGAATGCATTTCCCGGCCTTGATCAGCATCAGGTTCGTGCGATGCTTGCACGAGTAGGCTTGAAGAATGAGCATATATCCCGTCCATTAAATCAGCTTAGCGGCGGAGAGCAGGCAAAAGTCCGCTTATGCAAATTGCTCCAGTATGAAAGCAACTGGCTCCTTTTCGATGAGCCGACCAATCACTTGGATGTAACAGCCAAAGAAGAATTAAAGCGCGCATTAAAAGCATACAAAGGCACAGTCATTCTCGTATGTCATGAGCCTGACTTCTACGAAGACTGGATTACAAAGGTCTGGAACGTGGAAGAATGGGCGGAACAGGCTTAA
- a CDS encoding BlaR1 family beta-lactam sensor/signal transducer, whose protein sequence is MFLTHFIIGLLVSSFSVTVILLIRKWFGRQLTAKWYYHLWMFLFMALALPFIPTDLYNFSSLFSGGDTYQTNAPSSNMETTGTDMIQGLHLIQDFSVSVNRLDLSLLNMGVMGLWMSGMLLFTFTMVRGWLTLRRIKNYSSAFSNQEVLVLFEECKKRLQIKKSIKIVISKRVQSPMIFGLFQTYIVLPSQHENWLSLKNYEYIFLHELNHYKNKDLLTNYVILFYQIIYWFNPLVWLAFREMRLDREIACDTSVLQLLDDNSFSEYGNTIINFLDLSKRSSKLQLVTQLKGSKLQIKKRIEHISAYKHSAKKSIRKSVFIYVLASIILTIQLPFVSAFATENDRYYFNNDGAVYEDLHQFFKGYEGSFVLYDHNAQQYRIYNEEKSTLRVSPDSTYKIYSALFALESNVISPEESTLSWDGTEQPYDAWNMDQDVSSALQKSVNWYFQELDRRTGFETIQSNLQEINYGNSDVSGEFGEFWLESSLKISPVEQVQLLQAFYYNQFGYKEMNIQAVKEALLLEKNEEARLSGKTGTGAVNGKNINGWFIGYVETKNNTYFFATNIQNEDDASGSKAEEITLSILKDLGIYKENGGEKYGEKHS, encoded by the coding sequence ATGTTTTTAACTCATTTTATAATAGGTCTATTGGTGTCTTCATTTTCCGTTACTGTTATTCTACTTATACGAAAATGGTTTGGAAGACAATTAACAGCAAAATGGTACTATCATTTGTGGATGTTTCTTTTTATGGCTTTAGCACTTCCATTCATACCTACTGATTTATATAATTTTAGTTCTCTCTTTAGCGGTGGGGATACATATCAGACTAATGCACCCAGCTCTAATATGGAAACAACTGGAACAGATATGATACAGGGCCTACACCTAATACAAGACTTTTCTGTATCGGTCAATCGGCTGGACCTGTCCTTACTTAATATGGGAGTGATGGGTTTATGGATGTCAGGGATGCTTTTATTTACCTTTACTATGGTTCGTGGATGGCTCACACTTAGAAGGATAAAGAATTATTCTTCTGCGTTTTCCAATCAAGAAGTTCTCGTGCTTTTCGAAGAATGCAAGAAAAGACTACAGATTAAAAAATCAATAAAGATTGTTATTTCGAAAAGAGTCCAATCTCCAATGATATTCGGACTTTTTCAAACATATATCGTCTTACCTTCTCAGCATGAAAACTGGCTTAGCCTGAAAAATTACGAGTATATCTTTCTTCATGAACTGAATCACTATAAAAACAAGGATTTGCTGACAAATTACGTGATATTGTTCTATCAAATCATTTATTGGTTTAATCCCCTTGTCTGGCTTGCTTTTAGAGAAATGAGATTGGATCGGGAAATCGCATGTGATACATCTGTTTTACAGTTACTAGATGATAATTCATTTAGTGAATATGGAAATACAATCATTAATTTTTTGGATCTTTCAAAACGGTCAAGCAAGCTACAGTTAGTGACACAATTAAAAGGTTCGAAGCTTCAAATCAAAAAACGAATTGAACACATTTCTGCCTATAAGCATTCCGCAAAAAAATCAATAAGAAAAAGCGTCTTTATTTATGTGTTGGCCAGTATCATTTTGACAATCCAATTACCTTTCGTTTCCGCATTTGCGACGGAAAACGACCGATACTATTTTAATAATGACGGAGCAGTTTATGAGGATTTACATCAATTCTTTAAAGGGTATGAAGGAAGCTTTGTTTTATATGATCATAACGCACAGCAATATCGCATTTATAATGAAGAGAAAAGTACGTTGCGGGTATCACCTGATTCCACATACAAAATCTATAGTGCCTTATTTGCACTAGAATCAAATGTGATATCACCCGAAGAATCCACCCTTTCATGGGATGGGACGGAGCAACCCTATGACGCTTGGAATATGGATCAGGATGTCTCATCTGCTTTACAAAAATCTGTAAACTGGTATTTCCAAGAATTAGATCGTAGAACAGGATTTGAAACAATACAATCCAATCTACAAGAGATAAACTATGGAAATTCCGATGTATCTGGGGAATTTGGTGAATTCTGGCTCGAATCCTCATTAAAAATTTCTCCAGTCGAGCAAGTCCAACTGCTGCAAGCCTTTTATTACAATCAATTTGGATATAAGGAAATGAATATCCAAGCTGTGAAGGAAGCACTACTCTTAGAAAAGAATGAAGAAGCTCGCCTATCAGGAAAAACAGGTACAGGAGCAGTGAATGGAAAAAACATCAATGGTTGGTTTATCGGGTATGTAGAGACGAAGAACAATACTTATTTCTTTGCTACCAATATACAAAATGAAGATGATGCATCTGGAAGCAAGGCAGAAGAAATTACTTTATCAATTTTAAAAGATTTAGGAATCTATAAAGAAAATGGAGGGGAGAAATATGGAGAAAAACATTCCTAG
- a CDS encoding polymer-forming cytoskeletal protein, which produces MEQSTKLQDLKINGSGSAGGGHFQNVSINGSGKINGDVECVQLKIDGSGKVEGNVKAESIKISGSSSLKGAIDAHKVKINGSTKLEDQVTAQELTVNGSAKMLKDVKVSQLTINGSGKVLGKISSERIEVNGLLTAEGNCEAEFFRSNGVIQVGGLLSADDIQINVEHISKVKEIGGEKITVSNEKSFNLFRRLFQFLKSDPCLHTEVIEGDNIQLDYTKAKLVRGNHITIGENCEIGSIEYTGTLVVHPKASVHESVKI; this is translated from the coding sequence ATGGAACAGTCAACCAAATTACAAGATTTAAAGATAAATGGATCTGGCTCTGCAGGCGGCGGACATTTTCAAAACGTATCCATAAATGGCAGCGGCAAAATAAATGGAGATGTAGAGTGTGTTCAGCTAAAGATCGATGGCTCTGGAAAAGTTGAAGGCAATGTAAAAGCAGAAAGCATCAAAATTTCAGGATCGTCCTCTTTAAAAGGCGCGATAGATGCCCATAAAGTGAAAATTAATGGAAGTACAAAGCTTGAGGATCAAGTAACAGCACAGGAACTCACTGTAAATGGCTCTGCAAAGATGCTGAAGGATGTAAAGGTAAGTCAGTTAACGATAAACGGTTCAGGCAAAGTTCTTGGGAAAATCAGTTCTGAACGGATCGAAGTAAACGGCCTGTTGACAGCGGAAGGCAATTGCGAAGCAGAATTCTTCCGTTCAAACGGCGTAATTCAGGTCGGAGGACTATTAAGCGCTGATGATATACAGATTAATGTGGAGCATATTTCTAAGGTGAAGGAAATTGGCGGCGAGAAGATTACGGTCAGCAATGAAAAGTCTTTTAATCTATTTAGGCGGCTGTTCCAATTCTTAAAATCAGACCCTTGTCTTCACACGGAGGTTATTGAAGGAGACAACATCCAGCTTGATTATACTAAAGCTAAGTTAGTTAGGGGAAATCACATAACGATCGGTGAAAATTGTGAAATAGGATCGATAGAATATACTGGAACGCTTGTAGTGCATCCAAAAGCTTCTGTGCATGAGTCTGTGAAGATATAG
- a CDS encoding DNA topoisomerase III — protein sequence MSKSVVIAEKPSVARDIANVLKCNKKGNGFLEGDKYIVTWALGHLVTLADPETYDIKYKTWKLEDLPMLPEHMKLVVMKQTGKQFNTVKTQLNRSDVNEIIVATDAGREGELVARWIIDKAKVHKPIKRLWISSVTDKAIKDGFNNLKPGKAYENLYISAVARSEADWYIGLNATRALTTKFNAQLNCGRVQTPTVAMVAAREDEITNFKPQTYYGIEAQTDGLTLTWQDANGNSRSFNKEKTDAIVKSLGSKDAKVVSIDRKAKKTFAPALYDLTELQRDGNKLFGYSAKETLNIMQKLYEQHKVLTYPRTDSRYLSSDIVSTLPERLKACAVGEYRSLANKVLNKPIKVSKGFVDDSKVSDHHAIIPTESYVNFSSFTDKERKIYDLVVKRFLAVLYPAFEYEQLTVQTKIGDQKFIAKGRSVINSGWKEVYENHFDDEESTDDVKDQLLPRIEKDDVLKTKLITQTSGQTKPPARFTEATLLSAMENPTKYMKTNDKKLVDTLKSTGGLGTVATRADIIDKLFNSFLFEKRGGKEIYITSKGRQLLNLVPEKLKSPATTAEWEQKLELIAKGKLKKDVFINEMKDYTKEIVSEIKTSDKKYKHDNISTKSCPDCGKPMLEVNSKKGKMLVCQDRECGHKKNVARITNARCPQCKKKMELRGEGDGQIFTCKCGYREKLSAFEARRKKESGGKVDKRSVQKYLKQQEKEAEPINNPFADLLKGMKFD from the coding sequence ATGTCAAAAAGTGTGGTAATTGCTGAAAAGCCTTCAGTTGCACGTGATATTGCAAATGTATTGAAGTGTAATAAAAAAGGCAATGGATTTTTAGAAGGCGATAAATACATCGTTACGTGGGCATTAGGACATTTAGTTACACTAGCAGATCCAGAGACATACGATATTAAATATAAAACATGGAAACTAGAAGACCTTCCTATGCTTCCTGAACACATGAAGTTAGTTGTCATGAAACAAACTGGAAAGCAATTTAATACTGTTAAAACACAATTAAATCGCAGTGATGTGAATGAAATAATTGTGGCTACTGATGCAGGGAGAGAAGGAGAATTAGTTGCTCGTTGGATTATTGATAAAGCAAAAGTTCATAAGCCTATCAAACGTCTCTGGATTTCTTCTGTAACAGATAAAGCTATTAAAGATGGATTCAATAACTTAAAGCCTGGTAAAGCTTATGAAAACTTATATATTTCTGCAGTAGCACGTTCCGAAGCTGACTGGTATATCGGTTTAAATGCAACTCGTGCTTTAACAACAAAATTTAATGCACAATTAAACTGTGGACGTGTTCAAACACCAACAGTTGCAATGGTTGCAGCACGTGAAGATGAAATTACGAATTTCAAACCTCAAACATATTATGGAATTGAAGCCCAAACAGATGGACTTACTTTAACGTGGCAAGATGCAAACGGAAATAGTCGTAGCTTTAATAAAGAAAAGACTGATGCAATCGTGAAATCACTTGGAAGTAAAGATGCAAAAGTTGTTTCCATTGATCGCAAAGCAAAGAAAACATTCGCACCTGCTCTATATGATTTAACAGAGTTACAACGTGATGGGAATAAACTCTTTGGCTATTCTGCTAAGGAAACATTAAACATTATGCAAAAACTGTACGAGCAACACAAAGTCTTAACTTATCCCCGTACTGATTCACGTTATTTATCTTCAGATATCGTTAGTACGCTTCCAGAGCGTTTAAAAGCGTGTGCTGTAGGTGAATATCGTTCTCTTGCAAATAAAGTGTTAAATAAACCTATTAAAGTGTCAAAAGGGTTTGTAGATGATAGTAAAGTAAGTGATCACCATGCCATTATTCCAACTGAGAGTTATGTAAATTTTTCATCATTTACTGACAAAGAACGCAAAATATACGACCTTGTCGTGAAACGTTTCTTAGCTGTTTTATATCCTGCATTTGAATATGAGCAATTAACAGTGCAAACGAAAATCGGTGATCAAAAGTTTATCGCTAAAGGAAGATCAGTGATTAATTCTGGCTGGAAAGAAGTTTATGAAAACCATTTTGATGATGAAGAATCAACAGATGATGTAAAAGATCAGCTATTACCTCGTATTGAAAAAGACGATGTATTAAAGACAAAATTAATCACTCAAACGTCAGGCCAAACAAAGCCCCCTGCACGCTTTACTGAGGCGACTTTACTATCAGCAATGGAAAACCCCACGAAATATATGAAAACAAACGATAAAAAGCTTGTAGACACGTTAAAATCGACTGGTGGACTTGGTACAGTAGCCACTCGTGCTGATATCATTGATAAATTATTTAATTCGTTCTTATTCGAAAAACGTGGCGGTAAGGAAATCTATATCACATCTAAGGGACGTCAGCTTTTAAATTTAGTGCCAGAAAAATTAAAATCTCCTGCGACAACAGCTGAATGGGAACAAAAGCTTGAGCTAATCGCAAAAGGGAAACTGAAAAAAGATGTGTTCATCAATGAAATGAAAGATTACACAAAAGAGATTGTCAGTGAAATTAAAACTAGTGATAAAAAATATAAACATGACAATATCTCAACGAAATCTTGTCCAGACTGTGGTAAGCCAATGCTTGAAGTGAATAGCAAAAAAGGCAAAATGCTCGTCTGCCAAGATCGTGAATGCGGTCATAAAAAGAACGTCGCTCGCATAACTAACGCACGCTGCCCTCAATGTAAAAAGAAAATGGAACTACGTGGTGAAGGCGACGGTCAAATCTTCACATGTAAATGTGGATATCGCGAGAAACTATCTGCTTTTGAAGCAAGACGTAAAAAAGAGTCTGGTGGAAAAGTGGATAAACGCTCTGTCCAAAAGTATTTAAAACAACAAGAAAAAGAGGCTGAACCGATTAATAATCCATTTGCAGATTTATTAAAAGGGATGAAGTTTGATTAA
- the bla gene encoding class A beta-lactamase, with translation MKSLSNIFSTSTFRKIAVLFLSCATLVGCSNNNVHAELTKPQKQETANNHDFAKLEEKFDAKLGVFALDTGTNQTVTYHPDERFAYASTHKALAVGALLQQKSIEDLNQRITYTREDLVNYNPITEKHVDTGMTLKELSDASIRYSDNTAANLILKQLGGPTGFKKALEEIGDNVTNPERYEPELNEVNPGETHDTSTPRALATSLQAFTLGDALPTEKRELLIDWMKRNTTGDALIRAGVPKGWEVADKTGAGSYGTRNDIAIIWPPKGDPIVLAVLSSRDKKDADYNDELIAEATEEVIKALKVKNK, from the coding sequence ATGAAATCATTGAGCAACATTTTTAGTACTTCCACATTCAGAAAAATTGCTGTACTATTTCTTTCATGTGCAACGCTTGTAGGTTGTTCAAACAATAACGTTCATGCTGAATTAACTAAACCCCAAAAACAAGAAACTGCCAATAATCATGATTTTGCTAAGCTTGAAGAAAAATTTGATGCTAAACTTGGTGTCTTTGCGTTGGATACTGGTACAAACCAAACAGTAACCTATCATCCAGATGAGCGTTTTGCTTATGCATCTACTCATAAGGCTCTAGCTGTAGGAGCACTTTTACAACAGAAATCAATAGAAGACCTTAATCAAAGAATTACCTATACACGTGAGGATCTTGTTAATTATAATCCGATTACAGAAAAGCATGTTGATACGGGGATGACTCTTAAGGAGCTTTCCGATGCTTCTATTAGATACAGTGACAATACTGCGGCGAATCTCATACTTAAGCAACTGGGGGGACCGACTGGATTTAAGAAAGCACTGGAGGAAATTGGTGATAATGTTACCAATCCTGAGCGATATGAGCCAGAGTTAAACGAAGTTAATCCAGGTGAAACTCATGATACGAGTACACCAAGAGCACTTGCTACTAGTCTTCAGGCTTTTACACTGGGAGATGCACTCCCAACTGAGAAACGTGAACTTTTAATAGATTGGATGAAAAGAAATACTACTGGAGATGCATTAATTCGTGCTGGAGTGCCGAAAGGTTGGGAAGTGGCTGATAAGACTGGAGCAGGATCATATGGTACGAGAAATGACATTGCGATCATTTGGCCACCAAAAGGAGATCCTATTGTTCTTGCTGTACTTTCAAGTCGTGATAAAAAAGATGCTGATTATAACGACGAGCTTATTGCTGAGGCAACAGAAGAAGTAATTAAGGCCCTTAAAGTCAAAAATAAATAG
- a CDS encoding phosphotransferase — protein MGNPWSPEQTVSESLAAKLITKDFPELHSVHAKLLGKGFDNTVFEVNGRYVFRFPRRQIAVDLLQTEKQLLPILPDMGMAIPVPIFSGSPGFDYKWPYLGYSFLPGQPPVELTEKQRASMAIPLAKFLKTLHAIPVDKALMAGVKYDFLGRLDMNKRIPMLNETAEKLYSLRPESNSVKKLQKYAEMLVPIGPASEKCLVHGDLHLRNILVNEKGSLSGIIDWGDTHIGDPAIDLSAVYSLLPLEARSSFFKEYGQISEEASELARFKAVYTLAVLFIYGIDLGDSQLTRNIEKALKHAMSC, from the coding sequence GTGGGAAATCCTTGGTCTCCGGAACAAACAGTATCAGAGTCCCTGGCTGCAAAGCTAATCACAAAGGATTTTCCCGAACTTCACTCTGTTCATGCGAAACTGCTCGGAAAAGGATTTGACAATACGGTATTCGAAGTGAACGGACGTTATGTTTTCAGGTTCCCGCGCAGGCAGATTGCTGTCGATTTACTGCAAACAGAAAAGCAGCTACTGCCCATACTGCCTGACATGGGAATGGCGATACCAGTGCCTATTTTCAGTGGTTCTCCTGGATTTGACTATAAATGGCCATATCTTGGCTATTCTTTTCTTCCAGGTCAGCCTCCAGTTGAATTAACGGAAAAGCAGCGCGCCAGCATGGCTATTCCATTGGCTAAGTTTTTAAAAACACTTCACGCAATTCCTGTGGATAAAGCGCTGATGGCGGGAGTTAAGTATGATTTCCTCGGAAGACTTGATATGAACAAACGGATTCCGATGCTAAATGAAACTGCAGAAAAGCTGTACAGTCTTCGTCCGGAAAGTAATAGTGTCAAGAAGCTGCAGAAGTATGCAGAGATGCTTGTCCCAATTGGTCCAGCATCTGAAAAGTGTCTAGTGCATGGAGACTTGCATCTTAGAAATATCTTAGTGAACGAAAAGGGTTCACTGTCTGGCATAATTGACTGGGGAGACACTCATATTGGGGATCCTGCCATCGATTTGTCAGCTGTTTACAGCCTTCTTCCTTTAGAAGCAAGGTCCTCTTTTTTTAAAGAATACGGGCAAATAAGTGAAGAAGCGTCTGAATTAGCACGATTTAAAGCTGTTTATACCCTTGCGGTTCTCTTTATCTATGGCATCGATCTGGGTGACTCGCAGCTGACAAGAAATATTGAAAAAGCATTAAAGCATGCGATGAGTTGTTGA
- the blaI gene encoding penicillinase repressor BlaI yields the protein MEKNIPSISESEWEIMNVLWDKAPQTANDIIFSLQESTDWKPKTIRTLLDRLVQKDVVGVNKNLRVYTFYPLYTQEECQRAETESFINRIYGGTLKSMLVQFIQEDTLSDDDINELRFILNKKPKK from the coding sequence ATGGAGAAAAACATTCCTAGTATATCAGAATCAGAATGGGAAATCATGAACGTGCTTTGGGATAAAGCCCCTCAAACAGCGAATGACATCATATTTTCCTTACAGGAGAGTACCGATTGGAAGCCGAAAACCATACGCACTCTTCTCGATCGATTGGTTCAAAAAGATGTAGTAGGTGTCAATAAAAATCTAAGAGTTTACACATTTTACCCGCTCTATACACAGGAAGAGTGCCAGCGTGCCGAGACCGAATCATTTATCAACCGTATCTATGGAGGTACCCTGAAATCCATGCTTGTCCAATTCATTCAGGAAGATACCCTATCTGATGATGATATCAATGAACTACGCTTTATTTTAAATAAGAAACCTAAAAAGTAA
- the qoxA gene encoding cytochrome aa3 quinol oxidase subunit II: protein MFKLFKPFLALGLLLSVFLLGGCSELVVLDPKGPVAAAQSDLILLSIGFMLFILAVVFVLFTIIVVKYRERKDNMEYEPPEMEGSKFLEIVWTVIPILIVIALSIPTVQTIYALEEAPESSKDKAPLVIHATSVDWKWIFSYEEEGIETVNYLNIPEDRAVEFKLSSADTMTAFWIPQLGGQKYAMSGMQTKLFLQADEPGTYAGRNANFTGKGFERHTFNVEAMPEDKFEDWVEKTKDSAPELTQDQYDQLMLPGTTGKMTFSNTHLGWVDHSKDSEYAVRVREQSGYELHKHDEVDHLEKLDPNKEMNIDHSIKSEGHSEHGEDHSEQETDHSEHESEEQTEDHSAHDSH, encoded by the coding sequence GTGTTCAAGCTGTTTAAACCATTTTTAGCGTTAGGTCTATTACTCTCTGTTTTTTTACTTGGCGGATGCAGTGAACTCGTCGTATTAGATCCGAAAGGGCCAGTTGCAGCTGCACAAAGTGACCTTATTCTCTTGTCGATAGGGTTTATGCTATTCATTCTAGCTGTTGTTTTTGTTCTGTTTACTATCATTGTTGTGAAGTATCGTGAGCGCAAAGACAACATGGAATATGAACCGCCTGAAATGGAAGGAAGCAAATTCCTTGAAATCGTATGGACGGTTATTCCAATCCTTATCGTTATTGCACTTTCAATTCCTACAGTGCAAACCATCTATGCACTAGAAGAGGCTCCTGAGTCTTCAAAAGACAAGGCACCTTTAGTCATACATGCTACATCTGTTGACTGGAAATGGATTTTCTCTTATGAAGAAGAGGGGATTGAAACAGTTAACTACTTAAACATTCCTGAAGATCGTGCAGTTGAATTTAAACTATCATCTGCTGATACGATGACAGCATTCTGGATTCCTCAATTAGGCGGACAGAAATATGCGATGTCAGGAATGCAGACAAAGCTTTTCCTTCAGGCAGATGAGCCTGGAACATATGCAGGACGAAATGCAAACTTTACAGGTAAAGGCTTTGAAAGACACACATTCAATGTAGAAGCTATGCCTGAAGATAAATTTGAAGACTGGGTAGAGAAAACGAAAGACTCTGCTCCTGAATTAACACAAGATCAATATGATCAGCTAATGCTTCCGGGAACAACCGGAAAAATGACATTCTCTAACACGCATCTTGGCTGGGTGGATCACTCGAAAGACTCAGAATATGCAGTAAGAGTCCGCGAGCAATCCGGCTATGAATTGCACAAGCATGATGAAGTGGATCATTTAGAGAAATTAGATCCAAATAAAGAAATGAACATCGATCATTCTATTAAATCAGAAGGTCATTCAGAACATGGAGAAGACCACTCCGAACAGGAAACAGATCATTCAGAACATGAATCAGAAGAACAGACTGAAGATCATTCAGCACACGATTCTCACTGA
- a CDS encoding DUF1801 domain-containing protein: MHSDVQLYFRKAKEEHLEDMHMLRTKILSALPEAKEGFEYGFPVYYMDGEPIVGFAGRQKGLMFYVMDPNIVAAYHEELATRITGKTCIIIKENSQTSKQTILRCIDNMLADLMNKHVM; the protein is encoded by the coding sequence ATGCACTCCGACGTACAGCTTTATTTCCGCAAAGCAAAAGAAGAACATCTGGAGGATATGCACATGCTCCGGACAAAGATTCTCTCGGCCCTGCCCGAGGCAAAAGAAGGATTTGAATACGGATTTCCCGTTTATTACATGGACGGTGAGCCCATCGTCGGCTTTGCCGGCAGACAAAAAGGTCTCATGTTTTATGTAATGGACCCAAATATCGTAGCAGCCTATCATGAAGAACTTGCAACCCGAATTACAGGGAAAACCTGTATTATTATAAAAGAAAATTCTCAAACCTCTAAGCAAACCATTTTAAGATGCATAGATAATATGCTTGCAGATTTAATGAATAAGCATGTCATGTAA